In Neisseriaceae bacterium CLB008, one genomic interval encodes:
- a CDS encoding amino acid adenylation domain-containing protein, with product MLNTNSFTDQAQLSAQLVIRHQFNHMPQPYDQRPLYQQFVTRLDQPGQADQVAVIAGDGQLSYGDLYQQSSRLGGYLSQAVGASSKPAIVAILLPKSQLQAVSVWGALAAGAAYLPLDCDQPQARLHAILEDAQPDVIIVNEQTEGLLAGHSSGSVLNLSQRAKVLFAGAVPAPQSLPGYHTKLDDLAYVIYTSGTTGQPKGVMIEWRGVLNAIDYSLKHLFTASERLVMLGVSALHHDMSVFDVLGVMVSGGVLVLPAEGDRKNPEAWAQLMHQYDVNGWVSVPAMMEMLLTWGEYKQYCFGHLRTVLLGGDWLPLPLADRIRALSSEETVVYSVGGPTETTMWNIAHKIEGIEAGWSSVPYGRPIANCGYHILDESLSDVPDWVVSELYCSGVSLARGYLNDAERTAERFITHPVSQERLYRTGDLGFYHPDGRIEFVGRADGQLKVRGNRVEAGEVRAHLEGWPEVSRAVVYLSEQQQLVAALLLSPGVVQLEQEQLYARAKAVLSEAMIPSVWLQLTEFPLTSNGKVDMKALLALAAQPADQGPRELQAEGSDRALNEVESKLARLWSALLGQGPEHSGDNFFALGGDSLLLIRLLSRIQSEFQVSVTLPDLLTHLKLWEQAELIASKNNASSVSHQSLSVARHQRIPLSSSQRGFWFQMTLDKASDRAKYNIPLSFEIRGFLAPSKFKRALHNLIQRHRLLNSRIVTTDAGEPCLQMDAYDIELRFSDWSDFSPAEQQQKIHMDYLTGCARELDVYKDPLFHAHLIKLSEESHYLHLLVHHIVFDGVSCDVLVRELLTLYHDKSLPELSFDYIDYIQWERSPEQQESLQSGMAYWQQRLQDMEPLVLPYAAAESDDTTNGTMFRQIEKADVDALRAFARQHQTTLFTAFSVALQLVLSRFKTEGDVTFGTYVSNRVNSDFEKSVGNFINLLTLRFDFNVHATLSEAMQCSHQQIVADFAWQHVPFEAVVEACNPVRTVGQHPFFDVALIFNDGVLEKTYEEDGLTLSLKTGGDFGMGSHRTAIEFWLYPTNEGLLCEVNYAKHQVGDHLVAMMLEGFKHVLTMMVRAKDQTLLSQLPLYPANKAMSTLAGTLDPFENLPISELLDRQVKAQPNQIIFTDQGVNYTYLDLWQRSQVLAAALQSKGVKQTDRVGILLPYGVSMVIASLAVLRLGGTLLLLDTIDTPERINELTKRAQVVLVVTNDEFVVNVPNQQPFFSLSLFNFLSSTEPVPSAETEVVYLVYTSGSTGASKAIEGRRFGLLNRIYWGERAYPSDQTDVFVLKTSVSFVDIYAELFMPIVIGRRAVIAKDDVRKDPIALVEYVRAQQATRITLTPTLLSEMCAELERREDALTSLTHIIVSGELLFSQLTERARLCMPQAKIINIYGSSEMSADIIAYEVKGSENGLIPAGTLLSHAAARIVNPDGWILPRGCVGELCCGGPVLAHGYALAQPEQETKFFREQGQYWFKTGDFGLINEAGQMVVLGRRDDQIKIRGVRIDLRAIDRIVCDCAGVLAACSATVLAHNGDLVLGVLVVASQGIDQTQIYEELQRVLPRSSMPSIIMLIPDIPKLRGGKVDRRAVAMLLAENYLLVRGEQADVVLPRNDIEQKIAQLWRTLLGTDGNIDIHQNFFMLGGHSVLATRLLNSLKSEFNVDLSLVDVFHAPTIAQQSELIQTLPMVQEQSWPIADRAIHHSLSENQLGAWYTSKTSKQHSLSNHLGLMYSIDGILDAQQLQQALNQLVMRHEALRTAFDIVGNAPAKLIHPFGVIGLTYRMCDDTVADSLVEYNRLMSEPFDLSCPPLMKMMLLTPKMGGKQGRAKSILILVAHHIIVDAWSLQVFFRDLNRLYHGEVLEPLLHQGIDYEYFKRNDPALLVQIDKAAAFWKQHLKDMPHCLNLPLDYPRSEGRTLSGRTLCMDVPDTLLEAVRLLAIKHQVGGYHVLMSAFMMTLSLWCNERDIVIGGGVSGRDQGALDEVVDFFSDVVLFRAQLSEQGSLSEHLERLLTTVSQSLAHQPYSFTQITQQVNHPRSALYHPVVQVICTHQNLVEDLVFDETSLSLFMHPEQTQKTVRFDLNLFLFEHNQHMKLVIDYADELFDEFSINVLLKAYIQMLQNLVTMPELALNKLSLFTSEPAQNRAQYALRDEGGLVQPPVVARGAEHLNQVSNRAVMDKKMLRQVLSDGMEEVLGRVVRTDVSMFEQGGNSMNIIAYQIYIHKALAFDIDIGILIGYPTIDLLVDYLFETLAGDQA from the coding sequence ATGCTTAATACCAATAGCTTTACCGATCAAGCGCAATTATCAGCGCAGTTAGTGATTCGTCATCAATTCAATCATATGCCGCAGCCTTATGATCAGCGGCCTTTATATCAGCAGTTTGTGACCCGACTAGATCAACCAGGACAAGCAGATCAGGTTGCGGTTATTGCGGGTGACGGTCAATTGAGTTATGGAGATTTGTACCAGCAAAGCAGCCGACTCGGTGGCTATCTTAGTCAGGCTGTAGGGGCCTCCTCGAAACCAGCCATTGTGGCTATTTTATTGCCCAAGAGCCAGTTACAAGCGGTTTCAGTATGGGGGGCTTTGGCCGCAGGTGCAGCTTATTTGCCTTTAGACTGCGACCAGCCCCAAGCACGTCTACACGCTATTCTGGAAGATGCACAGCCTGATGTCATCATCGTCAATGAGCAAACTGAGGGCTTACTAGCCGGGCATTCATCAGGCTCTGTTTTAAACTTATCTCAGCGCGCTAAGGTGCTATTTGCAGGAGCCGTACCGGCCCCACAGTCTTTACCAGGCTACCACACAAAGTTAGATGATTTGGCCTATGTGATTTATACCTCTGGTACTACTGGCCAGCCCAAAGGCGTCATGATTGAGTGGCGTGGGGTATTGAATGCTATTGATTACAGCTTGAAACATTTATTTACAGCTTCAGAGCGTTTGGTCATGTTGGGCGTCTCGGCACTGCATCATGATATGTCTGTCTTCGATGTATTAGGCGTCATGGTCAGTGGTGGGGTTCTGGTTTTACCAGCCGAGGGAGACCGCAAAAATCCAGAAGCGTGGGCACAGTTAATGCATCAATACGATGTGAATGGCTGGGTGTCGGTGCCTGCGATGATGGAGATGTTGTTGACCTGGGGCGAGTATAAACAGTATTGCTTTGGTCATCTAAGGACGGTTTTATTGGGCGGCGATTGGCTACCCTTGCCGTTGGCCGATCGGATCCGCGCTTTAAGCAGTGAAGAAACAGTGGTGTACAGCGTAGGTGGGCCGACAGAAACGACGATGTGGAATATTGCGCATAAGATTGAAGGCATAGAGGCCGGTTGGTCTAGCGTCCCTTATGGGCGCCCGATTGCAAACTGTGGCTACCATATATTGGATGAATCCCTTTCTGATGTGCCTGATTGGGTGGTATCTGAACTTTATTGTAGCGGGGTGTCTTTGGCTCGAGGGTATTTAAATGATGCTGAACGTACGGCGGAGCGGTTTATCACTCACCCCGTGAGTCAGGAGCGTCTGTATCGTACTGGTGATTTAGGATTTTATCACCCAGATGGACGAATCGAGTTTGTTGGTCGCGCAGATGGCCAGCTTAAGGTTAGAGGCAATCGAGTTGAAGCTGGTGAAGTTCGGGCACATTTAGAGGGTTGGCCAGAGGTTAGCCGTGCCGTGGTTTATTTGAGTGAGCAACAGCAGTTAGTGGCGGCGTTATTGCTGTCTCCAGGGGTAGTTCAGCTCGAGCAAGAGCAACTATACGCTCGAGCCAAGGCAGTTTTATCAGAGGCGATGATTCCATCAGTTTGGCTCCAGTTGACAGAGTTTCCGTTGACAAGTAATGGCAAGGTCGACATGAAGGCCTTGTTAGCCTTAGCAGCTCAGCCAGCAGATCAGGGGCCGCGAGAGCTGCAGGCAGAAGGTTCTGATCGAGCCTTAAATGAAGTAGAGAGTAAGCTGGCACGACTATGGTCGGCGCTTTTAGGCCAAGGGCCAGAACATTCGGGCGATAATTTTTTTGCATTGGGTGGTGATTCACTTTTATTGATTCGCCTGCTTTCACGAATCCAGTCTGAATTTCAAGTATCGGTGACGCTGCCTGATTTATTGACTCATTTAAAATTGTGGGAACAGGCAGAATTGATTGCCTCGAAAAATAATGCGTCGTCGGTTTCTCATCAATCGTTGTCGGTGGCTAGACACCAAAGGATACCCTTATCTTCCTCTCAAAGAGGTTTTTGGTTCCAGATGACGTTAGACAAGGCTTCTGATCGTGCTAAATATAACATTCCATTAAGTTTTGAAATACGCGGTTTTTTGGCACCCTCTAAATTTAAGCGGGCCCTACACAATTTAATTCAACGACATAGACTATTAAACAGTCGGATAGTGACCACTGATGCAGGCGAACCTTGCTTACAGATGGATGCATATGATATTGAGTTAAGATTTAGTGATTGGTCCGATTTTTCACCAGCAGAGCAGCAACAAAAAATTCACATGGATTATTTAACTGGTTGCGCACGTGAATTAGATGTCTATAAGGATCCGTTATTTCACGCTCATTTAATTAAATTATCTGAAGAATCACATTATTTACACTTATTGGTACACCACATTGTGTTTGATGGCGTTTCTTGCGATGTATTGGTGCGCGAGCTACTGACTCTTTATCATGATAAAAGCTTGCCAGAGTTATCGTTTGATTATATTGACTATATTCAATGGGAGCGTTCGCCGGAACAGCAAGAGAGTTTGCAGTCAGGTATGGCCTATTGGCAGCAGAGATTACAAGACATGGAGCCGTTAGTCTTGCCGTATGCAGCGGCTGAATCAGATGATACGACGAATGGCACGATGTTCAGGCAGATTGAAAAAGCGGATGTTGATGCTCTGAGAGCGTTTGCTCGTCAGCATCAAACAACATTATTTACGGCATTTTCAGTAGCATTACAATTAGTCTTATCTCGGTTTAAAACAGAGGGGGACGTGACATTCGGCACCTATGTCTCAAATCGGGTTAATAGTGACTTTGAAAAAAGTGTAGGTAATTTCATTAACTTATTGACCTTACGCTTTGACTTTAACGTACATGCAACCTTATCGGAAGCCATGCAGTGTAGCCACCAACAGATAGTGGCAGACTTTGCCTGGCAGCATGTGCCATTTGAGGCAGTGGTTGAAGCCTGCAATCCCGTTCGTACGGTTGGGCAACATCCATTTTTTGATGTGGCTTTGATATTTAATGATGGAGTGCTGGAAAAAACCTATGAAGAAGATGGCCTTACTCTATCATTAAAGACGGGTGGTGATTTCGGTATGGGCTCCCATCGGACTGCCATTGAATTTTGGTTATACCCAACAAATGAAGGCTTGTTATGTGAAGTTAATTATGCAAAACATCAAGTTGGGGACCATTTGGTCGCAATGATGCTTGAGGGATTTAAGCATGTTTTGACGATGATGGTGAGGGCTAAAGATCAGACTTTACTCAGTCAACTACCTTTATATCCAGCAAACAAAGCTATGTCGACGTTAGCCGGGACGCTTGATCCGTTTGAGAATTTACCGATTAGTGAGTTATTAGATAGGCAGGTAAAAGCACAGCCAAACCAAATTATTTTTACTGACCAAGGGGTGAACTATACCTATTTAGACTTATGGCAACGTAGTCAGGTATTGGCGGCTGCACTGCAGTCGAAAGGGGTGAAACAGACTGATCGGGTTGGGATTCTCTTGCCTTATGGTGTCTCGATGGTGATTGCGTCATTGGCAGTGCTAAGGCTGGGCGGCACATTATTACTGTTAGATACCATTGATACGCCTGAGAGAATCAATGAGTTAACAAAAAGAGCCCAGGTCGTGCTGGTGGTTACAAACGATGAGTTCGTGGTTAACGTACCTAATCAACAACCTTTCTTTTCTTTAAGCCTGTTTAATTTTTTGTCGTCAACTGAGCCGGTGCCTTCTGCGGAGACAGAGGTTGTTTATCTGGTCTACACCTCGGGCTCAACTGGAGCATCTAAAGCCATTGAAGGCCGTCGTTTTGGTTTGCTCAATCGGATTTATTGGGGCGAAAGAGCTTATCCTAGTGATCAAACTGATGTGTTTGTGCTGAAGACATCTGTGAGTTTTGTGGACATCTACGCAGAGCTATTTATGCCAATTGTTATTGGGCGTAGAGCAGTTATTGCAAAGGACGATGTACGTAAGGATCCGATTGCCTTGGTTGAATATGTGCGGGCACAACAAGCCACTAGAATCACTTTAACGCCTACGTTACTGTCAGAAATGTGTGCGGAGCTTGAACGACGGGAGGATGCGTTAACCTCGTTAACGCACATTATTGTCAGTGGGGAGCTATTGTTTAGTCAACTGACCGAGCGTGCGAGATTATGCATGCCTCAGGCAAAAATCATTAATATTTATGGCTCTTCAGAAATGAGTGCAGACATCATTGCCTATGAAGTCAAGGGCTCTGAGAACGGGTTGATTCCTGCAGGGACACTGCTTAGTCATGCTGCAGCCCGCATCGTTAACCCCGATGGCTGGATATTGCCTAGGGGATGTGTTGGTGAGTTATGTTGTGGCGGGCCGGTTTTGGCTCATGGTTATGCGCTTGCTCAACCAGAGCAGGAAACAAAGTTTTTTAGAGAGCAGGGGCAGTATTGGTTTAAAACTGGTGATTTTGGTTTAATTAATGAGGCTGGTCAAATGGTGGTTTTGGGACGCCGTGACGATCAGATTAAAATTCGCGGGGTGAGGATTGATCTGCGCGCTATTGATAGGATCGTGTGCGACTGTGCCGGCGTGTTAGCTGCTTGTTCCGCTACGGTGCTGGCTCATAATGGTGACCTTGTATTAGGCGTATTGGTAGTTGCCAGTCAAGGGATTGATCAAACGCAGATTTATGAAGAACTGCAAAGAGTCCTACCTCGTTCATCAATGCCCAGTATTATTATGCTTATCCCTGACATTCCTAAATTGAGAGGTGGAAAGGTTGATCGTCGAGCGGTCGCCATGCTTCTTGCAGAAAATTATCTGCTTGTTCGAGGAGAGCAGGCTGATGTGGTGCTCCCTAGAAATGACATCGAACAAAAAATTGCCCAGCTATGGCGTACATTACTAGGGACAGATGGCAACATTGACATTCATCAGAATTTTTTTATGCTGGGCGGCCACTCAGTTTTAGCAACGCGCTTGCTAAATAGCTTGAAGTCTGAGTTCAATGTGGATTTATCGCTGGTTGATGTGTTTCATGCTCCAACCATTGCTCAGCAATCCGAGTTAATTCAAACCTTGCCCATGGTTCAAGAGCAATCTTGGCCAATAGCCGATAGAGCGATTCACCACTCATTGTCCGAAAATCAGTTAGGGGCCTGGTATACGAGTAAAACTAGTAAACAGCATAGTCTTTCTAACCATTTAGGGCTAATGTATTCAATTGATGGTATTTTGGATGCTCAGCAATTACAGCAGGCATTAAATCAATTGGTCATGCGCCATGAAGCGTTGAGAACAGCCTTCGATATTGTAGGCAATGCGCCTGCGAAATTGATTCATCCTTTCGGCGTTATCGGCTTAACGTATCGAATGTGTGACGATACTGTGGCGGATTCTTTGGTTGAATATAACCGGTTGATGTCAGAGCCCTTTGATTTGAGTTGCCCTCCATTGATGAAGATGATGCTATTGACGCCCAAAATGGGTGGCAAGCAGGGCCGAGCAAAAAGCATTTTGATTCTTGTGGCTCATCACATTATTGTAGATGCATGGTCATTACAGGTTTTCTTTAGGGATTTAAATCGTTTATACCATGGTGAGGTGCTGGAACCACTTTTGCATCAAGGTATTGATTATGAGTATTTCAAACGTAATGACCCAGCCTTGTTAGTGCAGATTGATAAGGCGGCAGCTTTCTGGAAGCAGCATTTAAAAGACATGCCGCATTGTCTCAACCTACCTTTAGACTATCCTCGTTCAGAAGGCCGAACTTTATCTGGGCGTACATTATGTATGGACGTTCCTGATACGCTGTTGGAAGCGGTTCGCCTGCTGGCCATCAAACATCAGGTTGGTGGTTATCATGTATTGATGAGCGCCTTTATGATGACTCTATCGCTTTGGTGTAATGAGCGAGACATCGTGATTGGTGGAGGTGTTTCGGGCCGTGATCAGGGTGCATTGGATGAGGTCGTTGACTTTTTTAGTGACGTCGTCCTTTTTCGCGCTCAGCTATCTGAACAGGGCTCCTTATCAGAACACCTTGAGCGCTTATTGACAACAGTGTCTCAATCTTTAGCACATCAACCTTACTCTTTTACCCAGATTACCCAGCAGGTCAATCATCCTCGTTCGGCTTTATACCATCCCGTGGTGCAAGTGATCTGCACACATCAGAATTTAGTTGAAGATCTTGTCTTTGATGAGACCTCCTTATCGCTCTTTATGCATCCGGAGCAAACGCAGAAAACCGTTCGTTTTGACCTTAATTTGTTTTTATTTGAGCATAACCAACACATGAAATTAGTGATTGATTATGCCGATGAGCTTTTCGATGAGTTCAGCATCAATGTTCTATTAAAAGCTTATATACAGATGTTGCAAAACTTAGTGACGATGCCAGAGCTAGCATTAAATAAATTGTCATTATTCACCTCGGAACCAGCCCAGAACAGAGCTCAGTACGCGTTAAGAGATGAAGGTGGGCTTGTTCAGCCACCCGTTGTGGCAAGGGGGGCTGAGCATTTGAATCAGGTAAGTAACCGAGCCGTGATGGATAAAAAAATGCTGAGGCAAGTGTTGAGCGACGGTATGGAAGAAGTATTGGGCAGGGTTGTGCGTACGGACGTCAGTATGTTTGAACAAGGCGGTAATTCGATGAACATTATTGCTTATCAGATATACATCCATAAAGCTTTGGCATTTGATATTGATATTGGCATTTTGATTGGCTATCCAACGATCGACCTTTTGGTGGATTATCTTTTTGAAACCTTAGCTGGGGATCAGGCTTAA
- a CDS encoding beta-ketoacyl synthase N-terminal-like domain-containing protein, which translates to MDISEKEEAIAIVGVDGVFPKTADLSEFWAHLMDGNELSTILDRSTLLNAGVDEALIDHPDYVPRVMKLDDVADFDAEFFGISPQMAKVFDPQNRKMLESVWHAIENAGYVPSELGQNQTVGVFAGKDFSEYLLEKLMPDYLNDRSNLPKLLEAFTQNGQDFLASWIAYKLGFSGPVLNIQTACSTGLSALSVACQNLQLKACDVAVVSASRLAINDAGYLYQPGLMYAKEGICSPLDNDASGIVVGSAVVTVILKRLPEAIVDQDHIWGVIRGVGVNNDGNQKQDFMAPGVKGQVEAIKSAFKRSGLAPQDIDYVELHGTGTKLGDPVEITALKSVYGKTRPHPCYLGSVKANIGHTSSCAGLSGLLKILLCFKHDAIPPLAHFKQLNTHMTLNEAHFRVNQKTVPWPRHENRVRRAGLSSFGFGGTNVHVLIEEPPLLPRHVVGQDKGPILVFASAQSEGQLETLIPSLSADLIQDPTKARAVAYTSLVGRKHFKVRSACIIEPLDDFEQIHFLKPKDVKEEARYGLIFTGQGGQLTSEIGRQLYEAYSVFRRAIDECREILGPQRADLIWPLGTSQWHLTKPSVLQPALFMYQYAQFKLWQALGLPIDCVMGHSIGEIAAACAAEALSVGDALTLARLRGEAFEQLAEGEGGMLVVFAPLQNLPILPSGLTVAAKNAPNVQVVSGLKKELYLYEQQCQKNGFAISPLNVTHAFHSPLLQLVAEQLKQQLLDLDWCPTGSPKISMYSTLTGARLRSAPDIDHWIQHLLAPTLFDDALSSAMEDAAFNCAIEVGPVSSLAALLHAKGLAVMASAKQPEHEVVQFLHAVAGLYQAGFVPKANLFDVSMAKVPFCGYPFKKTRYWIEPTLNLTASTEPDLAVDDSVTPSSMPMGTASSEADLLDQVCQCWQDYLGREVVADDDFFLMGGSSLAAIQIQAELTKSLNVNIDMLEFMTSRTPRSLSQLLWAKLEGVNTHA; encoded by the coding sequence TTGGATATTTCTGAGAAAGAGGAAGCAATTGCGATTGTTGGGGTCGATGGCGTCTTTCCTAAGACGGCAGATTTAAGTGAGTTTTGGGCCCATTTAATGGATGGCAATGAATTGAGTACGATACTCGATCGATCAACTTTACTGAATGCTGGTGTGGATGAGGCTTTGATTGATCACCCAGACTATGTGCCTAGAGTCATGAAGCTGGATGATGTCGCTGATTTTGATGCTGAATTTTTTGGAATCAGCCCACAAATGGCTAAGGTTTTTGATCCACAAAATCGAAAAATGCTTGAGTCTGTATGGCATGCTATTGAAAATGCGGGTTATGTGCCTTCGGAACTTGGGCAAAACCAAACGGTTGGGGTATTTGCTGGGAAGGATTTCTCAGAGTACCTGCTTGAAAAATTAATGCCCGATTATTTAAATGATCGGAGTAACTTACCTAAATTATTAGAGGCCTTTACTCAAAATGGTCAAGATTTTTTAGCCAGCTGGATTGCTTATAAATTAGGTTTCTCAGGACCTGTTTTGAATATTCAAACGGCTTGTTCTACAGGTTTGTCGGCACTCTCTGTTGCGTGTCAAAACTTGCAATTAAAAGCCTGTGATGTTGCCGTGGTTTCTGCATCGAGGTTGGCCATCAATGATGCCGGCTATCTCTATCAACCAGGGCTGATGTATGCGAAAGAGGGTATTTGCAGTCCTTTAGACAATGACGCAAGTGGGATTGTGGTCGGCAGTGCTGTGGTTACCGTGATTTTAAAGCGGCTACCAGAAGCGATTGTCGATCAGGACCATATTTGGGGTGTGATCCGGGGTGTTGGAGTCAATAATGATGGTAATCAGAAACAAGACTTTATGGCGCCTGGTGTTAAAGGGCAAGTCGAAGCAATTAAGTCAGCATTCAAACGGTCAGGACTGGCTCCTCAAGATATTGATTATGTCGAGTTACATGGTACGGGCACCAAGTTGGGTGACCCAGTTGAAATAACGGCCTTAAAAAGTGTTTATGGTAAGACTCGTCCTCATCCTTGTTATTTAGGGTCGGTTAAGGCCAATATTGGTCATACTTCGTCTTGTGCAGGCCTATCAGGTTTACTGAAAATCCTTTTATGTTTTAAGCACGATGCAATTCCGCCTTTGGCTCATTTTAAACAGCTTAATACGCATATGACGCTAAATGAGGCCCACTTTCGCGTCAACCAAAAAACAGTACCTTGGCCTCGCCATGAAAATCGAGTCAGGCGGGCGGGCTTAAGTTCATTTGGCTTTGGTGGGACCAATGTTCATGTTCTTATAGAAGAGCCGCCATTATTACCAAGGCATGTGGTTGGACAAGACAAGGGACCTATACTGGTTTTTGCATCGGCCCAAAGTGAGGGACAGCTTGAGACTTTGATTCCTTCGTTAAGCGCTGATTTGATACAAGACCCTACTAAGGCGAGGGCTGTGGCTTACACATCACTCGTAGGGCGAAAACATTTTAAAGTGCGTTCTGCCTGCATCATTGAGCCGCTTGATGATTTTGAACAGATTCATTTTTTGAAGCCTAAAGATGTTAAAGAGGAAGCTCGGTATGGCTTGATTTTTACTGGTCAGGGTGGGCAGTTAACGTCAGAAATTGGGCGACAGCTATACGAAGCTTATTCAGTTTTTCGCCGGGCGATTGATGAATGCCGAGAGATTTTAGGTCCGCAGCGTGCCGATCTAATTTGGCCTCTTGGGACAAGTCAGTGGCATTTAACCAAACCTTCAGTACTGCAACCTGCTCTTTTCATGTATCAATATGCCCAATTTAAGTTATGGCAAGCTTTGGGTTTACCCATTGACTGTGTTATGGGGCACAGTATCGGGGAGATTGCGGCGGCCTGTGCTGCTGAAGCGTTATCTGTTGGGGATGCGTTAACCTTAGCCAGATTAAGAGGGGAGGCATTCGAGCAGTTGGCTGAGGGTGAGGGGGGCATGTTGGTGGTTTTTGCACCGCTTCAGAACCTCCCTATATTGCCCTCAGGGCTTACAGTGGCAGCCAAGAATGCCCCCAATGTTCAGGTTGTTTCGGGCCTAAAAAAAGAACTTTATTTGTATGAGCAGCAGTGTCAAAAGAATGGCTTTGCCATTTCTCCTTTGAATGTCACCCATGCGTTTCATTCTCCTTTACTCCAGCTGGTAGCAGAACAATTAAAACAGCAACTATTAGATTTAGATTGGTGCCCAACAGGATCGCCCAAAATCTCAATGTATAGCACGTTGACCGGCGCTCGTTTACGCAGTGCGCCCGATATTGACCATTGGATTCAGCATTTACTTGCCCCCACACTGTTTGATGATGCCTTATCTAGTGCGATGGAGGATGCAGCTTTTAATTGTGCCATTGAAGTTGGGCCGGTTTCTTCATTGGCAGCATTATTGCATGCAAAAGGGCTGGCCGTAATGGCCAGTGCCAAACAGCCTGAACATGAAGTGGTTCAATTTTTACATGCTGTGGCTGGCTTGTATCAAGCGGGTTTTGTGCCTAAGGCCAATCTATTTGATGTATCAATGGCTAAAGTGCCTTTTTGCGGGTATCCATTTAAAAAAACACGGTATTGGATTGAGCCAACTTTGAACTTAACCGCTAGTACAGAGCCTGATCTGGCCGTTGATGATTCGGTTACGCCTAGCTCAATGCCTATGGGTACAGCATCGTCAGAGGCTGATTTGTTAGATCAAGTTTGTCAGTGCTGGCAAGATTACCTAGGTCGAGAGGTGGTGGCCGATGATGACTTTTTCTTAATGGGCGGCAGTTCTTTGGCTGCCATTCAAATCCAAGCCGAATTGACAAAATCTCTTAATGTAAACATCGATATGCTTGAATTTATGACCTCTAGGACGCCTAGAAGTTTAAGTCAGTTACTTTGGGCAAAATTAGAGGGTGTAAACACGCATGCTTAA